A DNA window from Acidimicrobiia bacterium contains the following coding sequences:
- a CDS encoding FABP family protein, whose amino-acid sequence MTIEVHPDISPLAFLLGTWQGTGRGDYPTIDSFEYGEEIQFSHVGKPFLIYRQRTWALSDRAPMHSETGYFRSGGDGAVELVLAQPSGIAEVHAGRLSGTTIDLRTTGVALTPTAKEVVGVGRRLEVDGQVLHYRLDMEAVGEAYQFHLEAELHRIEEKG is encoded by the coding sequence GTGACCATCGAGGTTCACCCTGACATCAGCCCGCTGGCGTTCCTGCTCGGCACCTGGCAAGGGACCGGTCGCGGCGACTACCCGACCATAGACTCGTTCGAGTACGGAGAAGAGATCCAGTTCAGCCACGTCGGCAAACCGTTTCTGATCTACCGTCAGCGCACATGGGCGCTCTCCGACCGAGCGCCGATGCACAGCGAGACCGGCTACTTTCGGAGCGGCGGGGACGGAGCCGTCGAACTGGTGCTGGCCCAACCGAGCGGGATTGCGGAAGTCCACGCCGGACGGCTCAGCGGCACCACGATCGACCTGCGCACCACCGGCGTTGCCCTGACACCGACCGCCAAGGAGGTCGTCGGAGTCGGACGCCGGTTAGAGGTGGACGGCCAGGTGCTCCACTACCGCCTCGACATGGAGGCGGTCGGCGAGGCCTATCAGTTCCACCTCGAGGCGGAACTTCACCGCATCGAAGAGAAGGGCTAG